A stretch of the Flavobacterium aquiphilum genome encodes the following:
- a CDS encoding HK97 family phage prohead protease, whose protein sequence is MENKDYIQNISETAERRFFSSEVRMAKRDASVEDSPSVIEGYACKFNSETVIGNWFREKIRTGACDDVLNDDVRCLFNHNPNYILARCFKRKGTLTLSVDDIGLKYSYVTPDRQYARDLENAIEMGDVTQSSFAFDIEEQIWHEVDGELPLREIVRFKILYDVAPVTYPAYTDTEVVKRSLTAYQEKNKTTENAEPVEARSDNEKELNAFEAQLIINSNL, encoded by the coding sequence ATGGAAAATAAAGATTATATCCAAAATATTAGCGAAACTGCTGAGAGACGTTTTTTTTCTTCTGAAGTAAGAATGGCAAAACGTGATGCATCTGTCGAAGATTCGCCTTCAGTTATTGAAGGTTATGCATGTAAGTTCAATAGTGAAACTGTAATAGGTAATTGGTTTCGTGAAAAAATAAGAACTGGTGCATGTGATGATGTGTTGAATGATGATGTGCGTTGTCTTTTTAATCATAATCCAAATTATATATTGGCACGTTGTTTTAAAAGAAAAGGGACATTAACTCTATCAGTTGATGATATTGGATTAAAATATTCTTACGTAACTCCTGATAGGCAATATGCACGTGATTTAGAAAATGCAATTGAAATGGGTGATGTAACACAATCTTCATTTGCATTTGATATAGAAGAACAAATTTGGCATGAAGTTGATGGTGAATTGCCTCTTCGTGAAATTGTTCGATTTAAAATTTTATATGATGTTGCCCCTGTAACATATCCGGCGTATACTGATACTGAAGTCGTAAAAAGAAGCTTAACTGCTTATCAGGAAAAAAATAAAACTACTGAAAATGCTGAGCCTGTCGAAGCACGTTCAGACAACGAAAAAGAGCTCAACGCTTTTGAAGCTCAATTAATTATTAACTCAAATTTATAA